The following proteins are co-located in the Synchiropus splendidus isolate RoL2022-P1 chromosome 14, RoL_Sspl_1.0, whole genome shotgun sequence genome:
- the arpin gene encoding arpin isoform X2, which yields MSQGDGAMLSLSGAGVLLEGKLVDVSRHAITDVDQQKVRFHVLYVKPSRIHQRKYDAGGTEIEPNFIDTKKVNTGFLMSSYKVEAKGESSLLTEEQLSALVTKPELTKVTDRHRPVGTFAFWYPESEMSKLELETGQEVRLKTRGDGPFIFSLAKVDAGTVTKCNFAGDEKAGASWTDKIMANKSGTVASERPGAEGEGAQEDEWDD from the exons ATGTCTCAAGGTGACGGCGCCATGCTCAGTCTGAG CGGTGCCGGAGTTCTTCTGGAGGGGAAACTGGTCGACGTTTCCAGACACGCCATCACGGACGTGGACCAGCAGAAG GTCCGGTTCCATGTTCTGTACGTGAAACCGTCTCGAATCCACCAGAGGAAGTACGATGCCGGCGGGACAGAGATCGAGCCCAACTTCATTGACACCAAGAAGGTCAACACCGGCTTCCTCATGTCGTCCTACA aggtGGAGGCCAAAGGCGAGTCCAGCCTTCTGACGGAGGAGCAGCTCTCGGCTCTGGTGACCAAACCTGAGCTCACAAAAGTGACCGACCGGCATCGCCCGGTGGGAACCTTTGCCTTCTGGTACCCTGAGTCTGAGATGAGCAAGCTCGAGCTGGAGACGGGTCAAGAGGTCCGGCTGAAGACCCGGGGAGACGGTCCCTTCATCT TCTCGCTGGCCAAAGTCGACGCCGGCACGGTGACCAAGTGCAACTTCGCCGGGGACGAGAAAGCTGGAGCCTCGTGGACGGACAAGATCATGGCCAACAAGTCTGGCACGGTGGCTTCTGAGAGGCCTGGAGCCGAGGGAGAGGGAGCGCAGGAGGATGAGTGG GATGATTGA
- the slc12a3 gene encoding solute carrier family 12 member 3: METPAAGDGVHLAGFKPIGSPAGSADPDFCRWNDRISVVSTGSEVITGYETLDAPPNRDFYVNTEVWGRRRRFRPSLYQLYSNPQDDSGPPLYEDTAGHQEDDSSEEEEEDEEQKEPPPEPTRFGWVQGVMIRCMLNIWGVILYLRLPWITAQAGIGLTWVIILLSSCITGITGLSTSAIATNGKVKGGGTYFLISRSLGPELGGSIGLIFAFANAVAVAMHTVGFAETVVDLMSEHGAVMVDRINDIRIIGIITVTFLLGISTAGMAWESKAQILFFLVIMVSFINYFVGTVIPASPDKQAKGFFSYKADIFATNFVPSWTGPEGSFFGMFSIFFPSATGILAGANISGDLKNPTVAIPRGTLMAIFWTTLSYILISATIGSCVVRDASGLLNDSLSPSSGEACEGLSCQFGWDFSNCINNNTCTFGIRNYYQSMSLVSAFAPLITAGIFGATLSSALACLVSAPKVFQCLCRDRLYPLIGFFGKGYGKNDEPLRGYLLTYLIAACFILIAELNTIAPIISNFFLCSYCLINFSCFHASITNSPGWRPTFRFYNKWLSLLCALCCLVIMFLLTWWAALIAFGVVFFLLLYTLYKRPAVNWGSSVQASSYNIALSHCVSLNQVQDHVKNYRPQCLVLTGVPSSRPALVDLVSCFTKGLSLMMCSNVVTVSAGPSSVQKQSGDAQQTWLNKRKVKSFYTEVVATDLRSGVNMLVQGAGLGRITPNVLLMGFKRDWRTDSPQVADDYIGIVHDAFEQQYGVCVLRMREGLDVTQPYRSYVNPCFDGGDDKIIPCQLQTTATRTAADDPQASSPFQKKQAKKTIDVYWLSDDGGLTLLLPYLLTRRKRWAKCKVRVFVGGDAEKKEEQREEVVALIKKFRLGFHDVQVLPDLLHNPQPGNVHQFENMVAHLRAEETNPKNNSGASPHAQPWRITDQDLERNKAKTLRLIRLNEVLQESSREAALVVVTMPVGRRGLCPSFLYLAWLDFLSRDMRAPVLLVRGNQENVLTLYC; this comes from the exons ATGGAGactccagcagcaggtgacgGGGTGCACCTGGCCGGGTTCAAGCCCATAGGCTCGCCCGCGGGGTCTGCTGACCCGGACTTCTGCAGATGGAATGACAGGATCAGCGTCGTGTCCaccgggtcagaggtcatcacCGGGTACGAGACTCTGGACGCGCCTCCCAACCGAGACTTCTACGTGAACACCGAGGTTTGGGGCAGACGCAGGCGCTTCAGGCCATCGCTGTATCAGCTGTACTCCAACCCTCAG GACGACTCCGGGCCTCCGCTGTACGAGGACACCGCCGGACACCAGGAGGACGACagctctgaggaggaggaggaggatgaagagcagaAGGAGCCGCCGCCGGAGCCGACCCGCTTCGGTTGGGTCCAGGGAGTCATG ATCCGCTGCATGCTCAACATCTGGGGGGTCATCTTGTACCTGAGGCTGCCCTGGATCACAGCTCAGGCCGGGATCG GTCTGACCTGggtcatcatcctgctctcctcctgcatCACCGGCATCACCGGCCTCTCCACATCTGCCATCGCCACCAATGGGAAGGTCAAGGGAG GAGGAACCTACTTCCTGATCAGTCGCAGTCTGGGCCCGGAGCTCGGCGGGTCCATCGGGCTGATCTTTGCCTTCGCCAACGCCGTCGCAGTTGCCATGCACACGGTGGGCTTCGCTGAGACGGTGGTGGACCTCATGTCT GAACACGGAGCCGTCATGGTGGACAGAATAAATGACATCCGCATCATCGGCATTATCACGGTCACCTTTCTCCTGGGGATCTCCACTGCTGGCATGGCCTGGGAGTCGAAG GCCCAGATTCTCTTCTTCCTCGTCATCATGGTGTCGTTCATCAACTACTTTGTCGGCACCGTGATCCCGGCTTCGCCAGACAAGCAGGCCAAGGGCTTCTTCAGTTACAAAG CCGACATCTTTGCCACCAATTTTGTGCCCAGCTGGACCGGACCAGAGGGCAGCTTCTTCGGCATGTTCTCCATCTTCTTCCCTTCAGCCACCGGCATCCTGGCGGGTGCCAACATCTCAGGAGACCTGAAG AATCCAACGGTCGCCATCCCAAGAGGAACTCTGATGGCCATCTTCTGGACCACCCTCTCCTACATCCTCATCTCCGCCACCATCG GCTCCTGCGTGGTCCGCGACGCTTCAGGTCTGTTGAACGACTCTCTATCGCCCTCGTCTGGTGAAGCCTGTGAGGGTTTGAGTTGTCAGTTTGGGTGGGACTTCAGCAACTGcatcaacaacaacacgtgCACCTTCGGCATCAGGAACTACTATCAG TCCATGAGCTTGGTGTCGGCCTTCGCCCCGCTCATCACGGCCGGGATATTCGGGGCAACGCTGTCGTCGGCCCTGGCTTGCCTGGTCTCCGCCCCTAAAGTGTTCCAG TGCCTGTGCAGGGACAGACTCTACCCGCTCATCGGCTTCTTCGGCAAAGGCTACGGCAAGAACGACGAGCCGCTGCGAGGCTACCTCCTCACATACCTGATcgccgcctgcttcatcctgaTTG CTGAGTTGAACACCATCGCTCCCATCATCTCCAacttcttcctctgctcctaCTGTCTCATCAACTTCAGCTGCTTCCACGCCTCCATCACTAACTCGCCAG GTTGGCGTCCGACGTTCAGGTTCTACAACAAGTGGCTGTCGCTGCTGTGCGCCCTGTGTTGCCTGGTCATCATGTTCCTGCTGACCTGGTGGGCCGCGCTCATCGCCTTCGGGGTggtcttcttcctcctgctctaCACACTCTACAAGAGGCCTg CGGTGAACTGGGGCTCGTCCGTGCAGGCCAGCTCCTACAACATTGCCCTCAGTCACTGCGTGAGTCTGAACCAGGTCCAGGACCACGTCAAGAACTACAG ACCACAGTGTCTGGTCCTCACCGGGGTGCCCAGCAGTCGTCCGGCTCTGGTGGATCTGGTCAGCTGTTTCACCAAGGGTCTCAGTCTCATGATGTGCAGCAACGTTGTGACTGTGAGT GCCGGACCCTCCTCCGTCCAGAAGCAAAGCGGTGATGCTCAGCAGACATGGTTGAACAAGAGAAAGGTCAAGTCATTCTACACCGAGGTGGTCGCTACTGACCTGCGGTCTGGAGTCAACATGCTGGTGCAG GGGGCAGGACTAGGTCGGATCACGCCCAACGTTCTGCTCATGGGCTTCAAACGCGACTGGCGCACCGACTCGCCTCAGGTTGCCGACGACTACATTGGAATAGTGCA CGACGCTTTTGAACAACAGTATGGTGTCTGCGTCCTGAGAATGAGGGAAGGCCTGGATGTTACTCAGCCATATCGCTCTTACG TGAATCCATGCTTCGATGGCGGGGACGACAAGATCATTCCGTGTCAACTGCAAACCACCGCCACCCGCACAG CTGCTGATGACCCTCAGGCCAGTTCACCGTTCCAAAAAAAGCAAGCGAAGAAGACGATCGACGTCTACTGGCTGTCGGACGATGGGG GTCTGACTCTGCTGCTGCCGTACCTGCTGACTCGCAGGAAGCGCTGGGCCAAATGCAAAGTCCGAGTGTTCGTGGGAGGAGATgctgagaagaaggaggagcagagagagga GGTGGTGGCGCTGATCAAGAAGTTCCGGCTTGGCTTCCATGATGTTCAAGTTCTTCCAGATTTGCTTCACAACCCTCAGCCTGGAAA TGTCCACCAGTTTGAGAACATGGTGGCTCACCTCAGGGCGGAGGAGACAAACCCCAAGAACAACTCTGGCGCGAGTCCGCACGCCCAGCCGTGGAGGATCACGGATCAGGACCTGGAGAGGAACAAGGCCAAG ACGCTGCGGCTGATCCGTCTGAACGAGGTCCTGCAGGAGTCGTCCAGAGAGGCCGCCCTCGTCGTGGT CACCATGCCGGTGGGACGCCGAGGCCTGTGTCCCAGCTTCCTCTACCTGGCCTGGCTGGACTTCCTGTCACGAGACATGCGAGCCCCGGTTCTACTGGTCCGAGGGAACCAGGAGAACGTTCTGACACTGTACTGCTAA
- the ldhd gene encoding probable D-lactate dehydrogenase, mitochondrial isoform X2: MFRSWTRAVRTQRRCVLHCVTHSRVPARGAALDAVLSEFRSICGADGVSLGEAVRQQHGKDESVHRCQPPDVVVFPRCVEEASALARTCHRHNLPMVPFGTGTGLEGGVGAVEGGVCFSLRNMDQILDLHQEDFDVTVEPGVTRKNLNTYLRDTGLWFPVDPGADASLCGMAATSASGTNAVRYGTMRENVLNLEVVLADGTIVHTAGRGRRPRKTSAGYNLTNLFVGSEGTLGIITKTTLRLYGIPESMVSAVCSFPSVQAAVDSTVQILQAGVPIARIEFLDDVMMDACNRFSSLSYPVTPTLFLEFHGSERSLEEQVATTESVTQSNGGADFQWATDPEARNQLWKARHDAWYAALALRPGCKAYATDVCVPLSRLPQIIVETKEDLIENKLTGPIAGHVGDGNFHCLMVMDPSDPDELQRVQLFTERLARRALALSGTCTGEHGVGLGKRLLLREELGGPALRVMQKLKVALDPRNLMNPGKVLPSRDAEGTTH; encoded by the exons ATGTTCCGGTCCTGGACTCGAGCCGTGCGCACTCAGCGCCGCTGCGTCCTCCACTGTGTCACTCACTCGCGAGTTCCAGCCAGA ggaGCGGCGCTGGACGCTGTGCTGTCCGAGTTCCGGTCCATCTGTGGCGCCGACGGCGTTTCCTTGGGAGAAGCAGTGCGACAGCAGCACGGCAAGGACGAGTCTGTGCACCG CTGTCAGCCTCCAGATGTGGTGGTGTTCccgcgctgcgtggaggaggcCAGCGCCCTCGCCAGGACCTGCCACCGGCACAACCTTCCCATGGTTCCCTTCGGCACCGGCACCGGACTGGAGGGCGGGGTGGGCGCCGTGGAG ggTGGCGTGTGCTTCAGTTTGAGGAACATGGATCAGATCCTGGACCTCCACCAGGAGGACTTTGACGTGACCGTGGAGCCGGGAGTGACGCGGAAGAACCTCAACACCTACCTGCGGGACACTGGACTCTGGTTTCCTGTTG ATCCCGGCGCGGATGCATCACTGTGCGGCATGGCGGCCACCAGCGCCTCTGGCACCAACGCGGTCCGTTACGGAACCATGAGGGAGAACGTGCTGAACCTGGAGGTGGTTCTGGCCGACGGGACCATCGTCCACACGGCGGGGAGGGGCCGCCGCCCGAG GAAAACCTCCGCCGGCTACAACCTGACCAACCTCTTTGTGGGCTCCGAGGGGACGCTGGGGATCATCACCAAAACCACGCTGCGGCTCTACGGCATCCCGGAGTCCATGGTGTCGGCCGTCTGCTCCTTTCCTTCCGTCCAGGCGGCCGTGGACAGCACCGTGCAGATCCTCCAGGCTGGAGTTCCCATCGCCCGCATCG AGTTCCTGGACGACGTGATGATGGACGCCTGCAACAGGTTCAGCTCGCTCTCCTACCCTGTGACTCCGACTCTGTTCCTGGAATTCCATGGTTCGGAGCGCAGCCTGGAGGAGCAAGTCGCCACCACCG AGAGCGTCACTCAGAGCAACGGAGGCGCAGACTTCCAGTGGGCCACGGACCCTGAGGCTCGGAACCAGCTGTGGAAGGCTCGGCACGACGCCTGGTACGCTGCCCTGGCTCTCAGACCCGGCTGCAAG gcctATGCGACAGACGTGTGTGTCCCTCTGTCTCGGCTGCCTCAGATCATCGTGGAGACGAAGGAGGACCTGATAGAAAACAAGCTCACAG GTCCCATCGCGGGTCACGTGGGTGACGGAAACTTCCACTGTCTGATGGTGATGGACCCCAGCGACCCGGATGAGCTGCAGAGGGTCCAGCTGTTCACCGAGCGACTGGCCAG ACGAGCGCTGGCCCTGAGCGGCACCTGCACCGGGGAGCACGGCGTCGGCCTGGGGAAGCGGCTTCTCTTGCGGGAGGAGCTGGGAGGCCCCGCCCTGCGGGTCATGCAGAAGCTCAAGGTCGCGCTGGACCCCAGAAACCTGATGAATCCTGGCAAAGTGCTGCCGTCGAGAGACGCGGAGGGGACGACACACTGA
- the cetp gene encoding cholesteryl ester transfer protein produces MSHRVSPPLLPLLLLSLCWTSHCCRQDPASAFRLTGVACRLTHPAAAVLNEKTTKVVEAAFQHARYPSVKAEKSMLIGKVAYGLDNLEIHNLTIGGSKFDLLPGEGINLEIGNVSALFNGTLKYSYGSWLVNVAHAVTFEIDSQIDLGIKPKLYCGAAGNVAADTSDCYLNFDRLRLHLQGDREPNWLKKLFTDFISFTVKMVIKRQICQEINKVANILAEFVQERAEQFLKDGDISVDINLTAPPVITNDYIESYHKGLTQFNGSSATIDDSVFHPRQLTQYRMLYFWVSDQLLNPVMAAAHKDGRFSLNVSGPELADLFRPTIVPSTPQLFQKCLLGSGGSRLAVWSSQVPFLNTSTAGTRVWVEASGRLWCGDRDQPTLFFQTAVSVDVTASYAKKRLSLHGKLPEIAVLHAEVPGHSQSGEETADYITEAVGKVGIPKVLSVLASEITRLLDKQGTNLFDIYDPEVLPRDGYVLVQMDFGFPHHLLVEFLMRTLQQQHSD; encoded by the exons ATGTCCCACCGTGTCTCCCCacctctgctgcctctgctgcttctgtccCTCTGCTGGACGTCTCACTGCTGCCGGCAAGACCCAGCGTCGGCCTTCAGACTGACCGGCGTGGCCTGCCGCCTCACCCACCCCGCCGCCGCCGTGC TGAATGAAAAGACGACTAAGGTGGTGGAGGCGGCCTTCCAGCACGCCAGATACCCGAGCGTCAAGGCGGAGAAGTCGATGCTCATCGGCAAAGTGGCCTACGGGCTCGACAA TCTGGAGATTCACAACCTGACGATCGGAGGCAGCAAGTTCGACCTTCTACCAGGTGAAGGCATCAACTTAGAGATCGGCAACGTGTCGGCGCTCTTCAACGGGACGCTCAAGTACAGCTACGGCAGCTGGTT GGTGAACGTCGCGCACGCCGTTACTTTTGAGATCGACTCTCAGATCGATCTGGGAATCAAACCCAAACTCT ACTGTGGCGCAGCAGGGAACGTAGCCGCGGACACCTCGGACTGCTACCTGAACTTTGACCGGCTGCGCCTGCACCTGcagggagacagaga ACCCAACTGGCTGAAGAAGCTCTTCACCGATTTCATCTCCTTCACTGTGAAAATGGTCATCAAGAGACAG ATCTGCCAGGAGATCAACAAGGTGGCCAACATTCTGGCCGAGTTCGTCCAAGAGAGAGCAG AACAGTTTCTGAAGGATGGAGACATCAGCGTGGACATCAACTTAACGGCGCCACCTGTCATCACAAACGACTACATCGAGTCGTACCACAAG GGTCTCACCCAGTTCAACGGCTCCTCTGCCACCATCGATGACTCCGTGTTCCACCCCAGGCAGCTGACTCAGTACAGGATGCTTTACTTCTGGGTGTCAG ACCAGCTGTTAAACCCAGTAATGGCCGCCGCACACAAGGACGGGCGTTTCTCGCTCAACGTCTCTGGCCCAGAACTCGCG GACCTCTTCCGACCAACGATCGTCCCCTCCACGCCTCAGCTGTTCCAGAAG TGCTTGTTGGGGTCCGGTGGGTCGAGGCTCGCGGTCTGGAGTTCACAAGTTCCCTTCCTCAACACTTCCACAGCGGGAACACGAGTCTGGGTGGAGGCGTCGGGACGGCTGTGGTGTGGCGACCGAGACCAGCCAACGCTTTTCTTCCAGACG GCGGTCAGCGTGGACGTCACCGCTTCCTACGCCAAGAAGCGCCTCTCTCTCCATGGCAAGCTACCAGA GATTGCTGTCTTACACGCCGAGGTGCCTGGTCATTCCCAG TCCGGTGAGGAGACGGCCGACTACATAACGGAAGCTGTGGGGAAAGTCGGCATTCCCAAAGTCTTGTCCG tgCTTGCGTCTGAGATCACTCGGCTGCTGGACAAGCAGGGAACCAACTTGTTCGACATCTACGACCCGGAAGTTCTGCCTCGAGAC GGCTACGTCCTGGTGCAGATGGATTTCGGGTTCCCTCACCACCTCCTGGTGGAGTTCCTCATGAGGACtcttcagcagcaacactcTGACTGA
- the herpud1 gene encoding homocysteine-responsive endoplasmic reticulum-resident ubiquitin-like domain member 1 protein encodes MDSGSETVSLYVKTPNQLQEVVVVERAQVNWTVRELKTHLSAVYPTKPAVSDQKLIYGGKLLPDHVRIRELFKEPGSSLTVHLVLPPRSLSPASPGARPKTREAADQPSTSGFAPAASASPTLRQRRHTSSPAAAEAPSPPPECPPTPLSAAPHLTPPAFPNFSLYSPQQLLWLQHVYARQYYMQYHAALAAAAVPSAATPTVVQHHPVPAHQVPVPAALANQNPIDNLPVNQNPAQDGAFIDPAGANQNLRMNAQGGAVMEDEEDLERDWLDWLYSAARFGVLLMIVYFNSNLSRFLLVMSTLFLMYLHTAGLFPFRRPAPAQGPNLQQPQEAQQNQENDERVPNHVEAEDRPAEEAGAAEADPMVAVLVPPHRVSAMWTMWVFFKTFFLSLIPEAPHGVAN; translated from the exons ATGGATTCCGGGTCGGAGACGGTGAGTCTTTACGTCAAAACGCCCAACCAACTTCAGGAGGTCGTGGTCGTCGAGAGAGCCCAGGTGAACTGGACCGTCAGGGAGCTGAAGACTCACCTATCCGCTGTTTATCCGACGAAACCG GCTGTGAGTGACCAGAAGCTCATCTACGGAGGAAAGCTCCTGCCTGACCACGTACGCATCAGAGAGCTCTTCAAAGAG CCTGGCTCGTCTCTCACCGTGCACCTGGTGCTGCCGCCCCGCAGTCTGTCCCCAGCTTCACCTGGAGCGAGACCCAAG actAGGGAGGCAGCAGATCAGCCCAGCACCTCCGGTTTTGCACCAGCAGCTTCTGCTTCTCCCACTCTGCGGCAGAGGAGGCACACgtcttcacctgctgctgcagaagctccttcacctcctccagaaTGTCCCCCAACGCCTCT GTCTGCAGCTCCACATTTGACCCCACCAGCCTTCCCCAACTTCTCGCTGTACAGCCCCCAACAGCTGCTTTGGCTGCAGCACGTCTACGCTCGGCAGTACTACATGCAGTA CCATGCAGCTCTGGCAGCAGCAGCCGTCCCCTCAGCAGCGACCCCGACTGTGGTCCAACATCACCCCGTTCCCGCCCACCAGGTCCCGGTCCCCGCCGCTCTCGCCAACCAGAACCCCATAGACAACCTGCCGGTGAATCAGAACCCAGCACAGGACGGCGCTTTCATCGACCCCGCCGGGGCCAACCAGAACCTGCGCATGAACGCGCAGGGCGGCGCGGTgatggaggacgaggaggacctGGAGCGAGACTGGCTGGACTGGCTCTACTCAGCCGCCCGATTCGGAGTTCTGCTCATGATAGTGTACTTCAACTCCAACCTGAGCCGCTTCCTGTTGGTGATGAGCACGCTGTTCCTCATGTACCT ACACACCGCTGGCCTCTTCCCCTTCAGGAGACCAGCACCGGCTCAAGGACCCAATCTCCAGCAACCCCAGGAGGCTCAGCAGAACCAGGAGAACGATGAGCGAGTCCCAAATCAT GTGGAAGCCGAGGACCGACCCGCAGAGGAGGCTGGCGCCGCAGAAGCAGACCCGATGGTGGCAGTGTTGGTTCCACCACACAGGGTCTCAGCCATGTGGACCATGTGGGTTTTCTTCAAAACCTTCTTCTTGTCACTCATCCCTGAAGCTCCTCACGGCGTCGCCAATTGA
- the ldhd gene encoding probable D-lactate dehydrogenase, mitochondrial isoform X1 gives MFRSWTRAVRTQRRCVLHCVTHSRVPARGAALDAVLSEFRSICGADGVSLGEAVRQQHGKDESVHRCQPPDVVVFPRCVEEASALARTCHRHNLPMVPFGTGTGLEGGVGAVEGGVCFSLRNMDQILDLHQEDFDVTVEPGVTRKNLNTYLRDTGLWFPVDPGADASLCGMAATSASGTNAVRYGTMRENVLNLEVVLADGTIVHTAGRGRRPRKTSAGYNLTNLFVGSEGTLGIITKTTLRLYGIPESMVSAVCSFPSVQAAVDSTVQILQAGVPIARIAATCLVHQWDQWSRNSCTDTEFLDDVMMDACNRFSSLSYPVTPTLFLEFHGSERSLEEQVATTESVTQSNGGADFQWATDPEARNQLWKARHDAWYAALALRPGCKAYATDVCVPLSRLPQIIVETKEDLIENKLTGPIAGHVGDGNFHCLMVMDPSDPDELQRVQLFTERLARRALALSGTCTGEHGVGLGKRLLLREELGGPALRVMQKLKVALDPRNLMNPGKVLPSRDAEGTTH, from the exons ATGTTCCGGTCCTGGACTCGAGCCGTGCGCACTCAGCGCCGCTGCGTCCTCCACTGTGTCACTCACTCGCGAGTTCCAGCCAGA ggaGCGGCGCTGGACGCTGTGCTGTCCGAGTTCCGGTCCATCTGTGGCGCCGACGGCGTTTCCTTGGGAGAAGCAGTGCGACAGCAGCACGGCAAGGACGAGTCTGTGCACCG CTGTCAGCCTCCAGATGTGGTGGTGTTCccgcgctgcgtggaggaggcCAGCGCCCTCGCCAGGACCTGCCACCGGCACAACCTTCCCATGGTTCCCTTCGGCACCGGCACCGGACTGGAGGGCGGGGTGGGCGCCGTGGAG ggTGGCGTGTGCTTCAGTTTGAGGAACATGGATCAGATCCTGGACCTCCACCAGGAGGACTTTGACGTGACCGTGGAGCCGGGAGTGACGCGGAAGAACCTCAACACCTACCTGCGGGACACTGGACTCTGGTTTCCTGTTG ATCCCGGCGCGGATGCATCACTGTGCGGCATGGCGGCCACCAGCGCCTCTGGCACCAACGCGGTCCGTTACGGAACCATGAGGGAGAACGTGCTGAACCTGGAGGTGGTTCTGGCCGACGGGACCATCGTCCACACGGCGGGGAGGGGCCGCCGCCCGAG GAAAACCTCCGCCGGCTACAACCTGACCAACCTCTTTGTGGGCTCCGAGGGGACGCTGGGGATCATCACCAAAACCACGCTGCGGCTCTACGGCATCCCGGAGTCCATGGTGTCGGCCGTCTGCTCCTTTCCTTCCGTCCAGGCGGCCGTGGACAGCACCGTGCAGATCCTCCAGGCTGGAGTTCCCATCGCCCGCATCG ctgccacgtgtctggtgcatcagtgggatcagtggagcaggaactcctgcactgacacag AGTTCCTGGACGACGTGATGATGGACGCCTGCAACAGGTTCAGCTCGCTCTCCTACCCTGTGACTCCGACTCTGTTCCTGGAATTCCATGGTTCGGAGCGCAGCCTGGAGGAGCAAGTCGCCACCACCG AGAGCGTCACTCAGAGCAACGGAGGCGCAGACTTCCAGTGGGCCACGGACCCTGAGGCTCGGAACCAGCTGTGGAAGGCTCGGCACGACGCCTGGTACGCTGCCCTGGCTCTCAGACCCGGCTGCAAG gcctATGCGACAGACGTGTGTGTCCCTCTGTCTCGGCTGCCTCAGATCATCGTGGAGACGAAGGAGGACCTGATAGAAAACAAGCTCACAG GTCCCATCGCGGGTCACGTGGGTGACGGAAACTTCCACTGTCTGATGGTGATGGACCCCAGCGACCCGGATGAGCTGCAGAGGGTCCAGCTGTTCACCGAGCGACTGGCCAG ACGAGCGCTGGCCCTGAGCGGCACCTGCACCGGGGAGCACGGCGTCGGCCTGGGGAAGCGGCTTCTCTTGCGGGAGGAGCTGGGAGGCCCCGCCCTGCGGGTCATGCAGAAGCTCAAGGTCGCGCTGGACCCCAGAAACCTGATGAATCCTGGCAAAGTGCTGCCGTCGAGAGACGCGGAGGGGACGACACACTGA
- the arpin gene encoding arpin isoform X1 has product MSRIYHNTTLENKPVHNDKFDGAWRPSLYDSGAGVLLEGKLVDVSRHAITDVDQQKVRFHVLYVKPSRIHQRKYDAGGTEIEPNFIDTKKVNTGFLMSSYKVEAKGESSLLTEEQLSALVTKPELTKVTDRHRPVGTFAFWYPESEMSKLELETGQEVRLKTRGDGPFIFSLAKVDAGTVTKCNFAGDEKAGASWTDKIMANKSGTVASERPGAEGEGAQEDEWDD; this is encoded by the exons ATGAGTCGAATATACCACAACACAACTCTGGAGAACAAGCCGGTGCACAATGACAAGTTCGATGGAGCGTGGCGTCCTTCGCTTTACGACAG CGGTGCCGGAGTTCTTCTGGAGGGGAAACTGGTCGACGTTTCCAGACACGCCATCACGGACGTGGACCAGCAGAAG GTCCGGTTCCATGTTCTGTACGTGAAACCGTCTCGAATCCACCAGAGGAAGTACGATGCCGGCGGGACAGAGATCGAGCCCAACTTCATTGACACCAAGAAGGTCAACACCGGCTTCCTCATGTCGTCCTACA aggtGGAGGCCAAAGGCGAGTCCAGCCTTCTGACGGAGGAGCAGCTCTCGGCTCTGGTGACCAAACCTGAGCTCACAAAAGTGACCGACCGGCATCGCCCGGTGGGAACCTTTGCCTTCTGGTACCCTGAGTCTGAGATGAGCAAGCTCGAGCTGGAGACGGGTCAAGAGGTCCGGCTGAAGACCCGGGGAGACGGTCCCTTCATCT TCTCGCTGGCCAAAGTCGACGCCGGCACGGTGACCAAGTGCAACTTCGCCGGGGACGAGAAAGCTGGAGCCTCGTGGACGGACAAGATCATGGCCAACAAGTCTGGCACGGTGGCTTCTGAGAGGCCTGGAGCCGAGGGAGAGGGAGCGCAGGAGGATGAGTGG GATGATTGA